A window from Aquiluna borgnonia encodes these proteins:
- a CDS encoding HIT family protein has translation MADDFERLWTPHRLVYLQSGQQPPDDECPFCLAPGKSDEDALIVFRGKSCFVLLNLFPYNTGHLLVCPYRHVDTYDKATEEETAEIALLTQQAMKTLRKVSGTHGFNIGMNQGELAGAGIAGHLHQHIVPRWLHDSNFFPIIAKTKALPRLLGEVRETIANNWITDK, from the coding sequence ATGGCCGATGATTTTGAGCGGCTTTGGACGCCGCACCGTTTGGTCTATCTCCAGTCGGGTCAGCAGCCGCCAGATGACGAGTGTCCTTTTTGCCTAGCTCCAGGCAAATCGGATGAGGATGCGCTAATCGTCTTTCGAGGCAAGAGCTGCTTTGTCCTTTTGAATCTGTTTCCCTATAACACCGGCCACTTGCTGGTGTGTCCATACCGCCACGTGGATACCTACGACAAGGCCACTGAGGAGGAAACAGCTGAGATTGCTCTTCTCACCCAGCAGGCCATGAAAACTCTAAGGAAGGTTTCCGGGACTCACGGGTTTAACATCGGGATGAATCAGGGAGAACTGGCAGGAGCAGGAATTGCCGGGCATCTTCACCAGCACATAGTTCCGCGCTGGCTACATGACTCAAACTTCTTTCCGATCATCGCCAAGACCAAAGCGCTTCCTAGGCTTCTTGGTGAGGTTCGCGAAACAATTGCAAACAACTGGATAACCGATAAATAG
- the pdxS gene encoding pyridoxal 5'-phosphate synthase lyase subunit PdxS encodes MSTNENATPLVKRGLAEMLKGGVIMDVVTPEQARIAEDAGAVAVMALERVPADIRAQGGVARMSDPDLIDAIINTVSIPVMAKARIGHFVEAQILQSLEVDYIDESEVLSPADYVNHIDKWKFDIPFVCGATNLGEALRRITEGAAMIRSKGEAGTGDVSEATKHIRTISSEIRALAAKTEDELYVAAKELQAPYALVKEVATTGKLPVVLFVAGGVATPADAAMMMQLGADGVFVGSGVFKSGNPAARAAAIVKATTFYNDPKIVAETSRGLGEAMVGINVNDLPAPHRLSERGW; translated from the coding sequence ATGTCAACTAACGAAAACGCAACCCCATTAGTCAAGCGCGGCCTAGCAGAGATGCTAAAGGGCGGCGTGATCATGGACGTCGTTACCCCTGAGCAGGCTCGCATCGCCGAGGATGCCGGAGCGGTGGCGGTTATGGCTCTCGAGCGCGTCCCAGCCGACATCAGGGCGCAGGGTGGCGTTGCCCGCATGAGCGACCCAGACTTGATCGACGCAATCATCAACACCGTTTCCATTCCAGTTATGGCCAAGGCGCGTATCGGTCACTTCGTGGAGGCGCAGATTCTGCAGTCACTAGAGGTGGACTACATCGACGAATCCGAAGTTCTCAGCCCTGCCGACTACGTGAATCACATCGACAAGTGGAAGTTCGACATTCCGTTCGTTTGCGGTGCCACCAACCTAGGCGAGGCACTTCGCAGGATCACCGAGGGTGCTGCCATGATTCGCTCAAAGGGTGAGGCCGGTACCGGTGATGTTTCTGAGGCGACCAAGCACATCAGAACAATTTCCTCGGAAATCCGTGCCCTCGCTGCCAAGACTGAAGACGAGCTTTACGTGGCCGCAAAGGAACTTCAGGCGCCTTACGCTCTGGTCAAGGAAGTTGCAACCACCGGCAAGCTCCCAGTCGTTCTGTTTGTTGCAGGTGGTGTTGCAACTCCAGCTGACGCCGCCATGATGATGCAGCTGGGTGCTGACGGAGTCTTCGTCGGTTCCGGAGTTTTCAAGTCCGGCAACCCAGCTGCCAGAGCAGCCGCCATTGTGAAGGCCACCACCTTCTACAACGACCCAAAGATCGTTGCAGAGACCTCACGAGGACTGGGCGAGGCCATGGTTGGAATCAATGTCAACGACCTGCCCGCCCCGCACCGCCTTTCGGAGCGTGGCTGGTAG
- the pdxT gene encoding pyridoxal 5'-phosphate synthase glutaminase subunit PdxT — protein MLVGVLALQGDWREHKVTLESLGAEVLPVKTKEDLERVSGLVIPGGESTTISNLAKSFGLFPHLREFARSKPVLGTCAGLIMLSNEVEGAAPGQEFVGGLDVKVSRNAYGGQTHSFEAEVSFGAEKERVAFIRAPRILAVGSAEVIAKLGDEPVAVRQGKLLGATFHPEITGGTLLHKLFLESIH, from the coding sequence TTGCTAGTTGGAGTTTTAGCCCTTCAGGGGGATTGGCGTGAGCATAAGGTAACCCTCGAAAGCTTGGGCGCCGAGGTCCTGCCGGTGAAGACTAAAGAAGATCTCGAGAGAGTTTCCGGCTTGGTGATTCCCGGAGGCGAGTCAACGACAATATCAAACCTCGCAAAAAGCTTCGGTCTGTTCCCTCACCTGCGAGAGTTCGCCAGGTCAAAGCCTGTGCTTGGAACCTGTGCTGGGCTAATTATGCTCAGCAATGAGGTTGAGGGTGCGGCACCCGGCCAAGAGTTTGTTGGGGGGCTTGATGTGAAAGTGTCTCGAAATGCGTACGGCGGTCAAACACACAGTTTTGAGGCAGAAGTTTCCTTTGGTGCAGAAAAAGAGCGGGTGGCGTTCATCCGTGCCCCTAGAATTTTGGCGGTAGGAAGCGCTGAAGTAATCGCCAAGCTAGGGGATGAACCGGTGGCAGTGCGGCAGGGAAAGTTGCTAGGTGCAACTTTTCACCCGGAGATAACCGGAGGCACACTGCTTCACAAGCTGTTCCTCGAAAGCATTCACTGA
- a CDS encoding YebC/PmpR family DNA-binding transcriptional regulator, whose amino-acid sequence MSGHSKWATTKHKKAANDAKRAKLWAKLIRNIEVATRTGGSDIEGNPTLYDAVYKARKNSVPNDNIERAIKRGSGALGDGAEYMGIMYEGYGPNGIAILIECLTDNKNRTAAEVRTAVTKNGGTMADPGSVSYQFARKGVIVCTAGSSEDAILEATLEHDAEDVSSNGEGFVVTVDPSSMVAARAALQAAGIDYESADVEFVSSMKIQADLETASKVIKMIDAIEDLDDVQNVYTNMDISAEVLERLEA is encoded by the coding sequence ATGTCAGGCCACTCCAAATGGGCAACCACCAAACACAAAAAGGCAGCCAACGACGCTAAGCGCGCCAAGCTCTGGGCCAAACTCATTAGAAACATTGAGGTTGCTACGCGAACCGGCGGTTCGGACATAGAGGGCAACCCAACCCTGTATGACGCGGTTTACAAGGCTAGAAAGAATTCAGTCCCCAACGACAACATTGAGCGTGCTATCAAGCGCGGTTCCGGTGCGCTTGGAGATGGCGCCGAATACATGGGAATCATGTATGAGGGTTACGGGCCAAATGGAATTGCGATTCTGATTGAGTGCCTCACGGACAACAAGAACCGCACGGCTGCAGAGGTTAGGACTGCCGTCACTAAAAATGGTGGCACCATGGCCGATCCCGGATCAGTGTCCTACCAGTTTGCCCGCAAGGGAGTAATCGTCTGCACCGCAGGTAGCAGTGAGGACGCCATCTTGGAGGCGACCCTGGAACACGACGCAGAGGATGTCTCTTCGAATGGTGAGGGCTTTGTGGTCACAGTTGACCCTTCCTCCATGGTTGCTGCAAGAGCTGCACTTCAGGCGGCCGGAATCGATTACGAATCCGCGGATGTTGAGTTTGTGTCCTCTATGAAGATTCAAGCCGACCTGGAAACTGCCTCAAAAGTAATCAAAATGATTGACGCAATTGAGGATCTTGACGATGTCCAAAATGTTTACACCAACATGGACATCAGTGCAGAAGTCCTAGAGCGACTCGAGGCCTAG
- the ruvC gene encoding crossover junction endodeoxyribonuclease RuvC, which produces MALILGVDPGLTRCGFGLVDSEKNSAIRYGMFQSTPDQDPSERVGRISQQLAALLDEHRPELIGLERVFAQANLRSVMGVAQISGALMALAFERNIPLQFFTPSEVKAAVTGNGRATKDQVGMMVTRILQLDSQPKPADVADALAVAICASKRGFNVGTSAQQAWVAAAKKASRRLG; this is translated from the coding sequence GTGGCTTTGATCCTTGGAGTTGACCCCGGGCTCACCCGCTGTGGATTTGGTTTGGTCGACTCTGAGAAGAACTCGGCAATCAGGTACGGAATGTTTCAATCAACGCCAGATCAGGACCCGAGTGAGCGAGTCGGACGGATTTCGCAGCAGCTCGCGGCGCTTTTGGATGAGCATCGGCCGGAGCTGATTGGCCTCGAGAGGGTTTTCGCTCAGGCCAACCTTCGGTCAGTTATGGGTGTGGCCCAAATCTCCGGAGCCTTGATGGCACTGGCTTTCGAGCGCAACATTCCCCTTCAGTTCTTCACGCCGAGCGAAGTAAAGGCAGCGGTAACGGGCAATGGAAGGGCTACCAAGGATCAGGTTGGCATGATGGTGACCCGAATCCTCCAACTTGATAGCCAACCCAAGCCCGCCGACGTTGCAGACGCTCTAGCTGTGGCCATATGCGCTTCTAAACGTGGTTTCAATGTGGGGACTTCTGCACAGCAAGCGTGGGTTGCGGCGGCAAAAAAGGCATCGCGGCGATTAGGTTAG
- the ruvA gene encoding Holliday junction branch migration protein RuvA — translation MIELLTGQVARLGTDSLTLLVGGVGFRVAVTPRHGLSLRLNQDATLVTKMVVKEDDISLYGFESSAELEIFDLLCSVSGIGPKLAMTVLSGMDADGVRNAVNASDDAAFRAISGIGPKTAKLIVISLSNKVGLSVHLPHANVIQALVQLGTDEARARAVISEIPVGLDDSAALKAALSLLGSSKLGEA, via the coding sequence GTGATTGAACTTCTAACGGGTCAAGTAGCAAGACTCGGCACTGATTCGCTAACCCTTCTGGTTGGGGGAGTCGGATTCCGAGTTGCGGTTACCCCGCGGCATGGGCTCTCCCTCCGGCTAAACCAAGACGCAACGTTGGTCACGAAGATGGTTGTCAAAGAGGATGACATTTCGCTTTATGGCTTTGAGAGCTCTGCCGAACTTGAGATTTTTGACCTACTTTGCTCGGTCAGCGGCATTGGGCCGAAGCTCGCGATGACGGTGCTGTCTGGTATGGATGCCGATGGCGTGAGAAACGCCGTCAATGCCTCCGACGATGCCGCATTCAGGGCGATCTCGGGTATCGGGCCAAAGACGGCCAAACTGATTGTGATTTCACTCTCCAACAAGGTTGGACTATCGGTTCACCTGCCCCACGCCAACGTCATTCAAGCGCTAGTGCAGTTGGGAACTGACGAAGCGCGCGCTCGAGCCGTTATCTCGGAAATCCCCGTGGGGCTTGATGATTCCGCGGCGCTCAAGGCGGCACTCTCTCTCCTTGGTAGCAGCAAACTAGGTGAAGCTTGA
- the ruvB gene encoding Holliday junction branch migration DNA helicase RuvB, producing MIEPTSDEREVEAKLRPTSLTEFVGQEKVVNQLNLILDAAKLHNRAPDHILLAGPPGLGKTTLAMIVAHDSGKPLRLTSGPAIQSSGDLASMLSALQSGDVLFIDEIHRMSRSAEEMLYLAMEDFRVDVMVGKGPGAASISLEIAPFTLVGATTRSGMLPTPLRDRFGFTAFLEYYEPADLVSVVTRASQKLGIEIESDAANALATRSRGTPRIANRLLRRVRDFAAVNRQPVITMDSVLSAMELFEVDALGLDRVDRQILTLLATQFSAKPVGLSTLAVAIGEEPDTIEAVIEPYLIRIGFIQRTPRGREITQHGIAHLTQAKR from the coding sequence TTGATCGAGCCAACCTCCGACGAGCGGGAGGTTGAAGCAAAACTGCGGCCAACCTCTCTGACCGAATTCGTGGGTCAAGAGAAAGTCGTCAACCAGCTCAACCTGATTCTTGACGCTGCGAAGCTGCACAACCGCGCCCCCGATCACATTTTGCTGGCGGGACCGCCCGGACTTGGTAAGACCACCCTCGCCATGATTGTCGCTCACGACTCCGGGAAACCACTGCGGCTTACCTCCGGTCCAGCCATACAGTCGTCAGGGGACTTAGCATCCATGCTCTCGGCACTGCAGAGCGGAGACGTTTTATTCATAGACGAGATCCATCGAATGTCTCGCAGTGCCGAAGAGATGCTCTATTTGGCGATGGAAGATTTTCGAGTAGATGTGATGGTCGGCAAGGGCCCGGGAGCCGCTTCGATCTCACTGGAAATCGCTCCCTTTACCCTGGTTGGAGCCACCACCCGGAGCGGAATGCTACCCACGCCACTAAGGGATAGGTTCGGGTTCACTGCCTTTCTGGAGTACTACGAACCCGCGGACCTGGTTTCGGTCGTAACGAGGGCGAGTCAGAAACTCGGGATAGAAATCGAGTCAGACGCGGCCAATGCGCTAGCAACTCGCTCTCGTGGCACACCGCGAATCGCAAATCGCCTGCTGCGCAGGGTCCGAGATTTCGCGGCAGTCAATAGACAACCAGTCATCACCATGGATTCAGTTCTAAGCGCTATGGAACTGTTTGAGGTTGATGCCCTCGGGTTAGACCGAGTTGATCGACAAATTCTGACTCTGCTTGCCACTCAATTCAGTGCAAAGCCGGTGGGTTTAAGCACTCTGGCCGTTGCTATTGGCGAGGAACCAGACACGATTGAGGCCGTTATCGAGCCTTACCTGATTCGAATTGGATTTATCCAGCGTACTCCGCGCGGTAGAGAGATAACTCAGCACGGCATCGCCCACCTGACGCAAGCTAAGCGCTAA
- the yajC gene encoding preprotein translocase subunit YajC yields MDYILLGVLAVMILLLVQQNRKRKKDAETLLSSLEVGSEIILHSGIKGVITEISGDDLVVESTPKTKLRVVKQAVRGVVPTPAEGN; encoded by the coding sequence TTGGACTACATTCTGCTTGGCGTGCTCGCCGTGATGATTCTGCTTTTGGTTCAGCAAAATCGCAAGCGCAAAAAGGATGCCGAAACTCTCCTAAGTTCTTTGGAGGTTGGCTCCGAGATTATTCTCCACTCCGGCATCAAAGGTGTTATCACGGAGATTAGCGGCGACGATTTAGTCGTGGAGAGCACTCCAAAGACTAAGTTGCGAGTGGTCAAGCAAGCCGTTCGCGGTGTAGTGCCGACGCCAGCTGAGGGGAACTAG
- the secD gene encoding protein translocase subunit SecD, with amino-acid sequence MSERTTEQSAKRKLGWLGAVAAFFTGLIIWGVVTVQPGASFAPELALDLQGGTQIILTPTLADGQVVEQEQLDQAVTIIRQRIDGSGVGEAQVSVQGNQNIVVSIPGAPDANTLQLIKASALLEFRPVITYAASAAPSTESAAVDISTLNDTPATTPVNASDAAWITEKVQAQFDQLDCSTEFRSAGQVDDPTKPLVTCDDFYLYKYILGPVEVNGLNISNAYAGTVTTTTGASTNDWAVNLEFDATGTESFGQVTARLFGLPSPQNQFAITLDGLVITAPATNAVITNGQAQITGNFTQESATALSDQLKYGALPIGFEVQSQENISATLGEESLRSGLIAGVIGLIVVVVYMTFQYRGLASVVLGSLIVAAILVYLAVAFLSWRQGYRLSLAGVAGLIVAIGITADSFIVYFERIRDELREGRTLETAVEAGWKRALRTILVSDAVSLTAAVVLYLLTSSSVRGFAFTLGLTTLIDLMVVTLFTHPLVQVLARKKFFASGHKWSGFDLSASKAAYLGRAQFRVSEKLAEGKAEKASKEARKRQTIAERKAQEVTND; translated from the coding sequence GTGTCAGAAAGAACAACCGAGCAATCCGCTAAGCGGAAGCTGGGATGGCTTGGAGCCGTTGCTGCTTTTTTCACAGGTCTAATCATCTGGGGCGTGGTAACCGTTCAGCCAGGTGCAAGTTTTGCCCCTGAGCTAGCCCTTGACCTTCAGGGTGGAACGCAGATCATCCTCACCCCAACTCTCGCCGATGGCCAGGTTGTTGAGCAGGAGCAGCTAGACCAAGCCGTCACAATTATTCGTCAACGAATCGACGGCTCCGGTGTTGGTGAAGCTCAGGTTTCGGTCCAGGGAAATCAAAATATCGTGGTCTCAATCCCTGGAGCTCCTGACGCCAACACTCTTCAGCTGATCAAGGCCAGCGCTTTGCTGGAATTCCGGCCAGTTATCACCTACGCGGCCTCGGCAGCGCCAAGCACTGAGTCTGCCGCTGTAGACATTTCAACCCTGAATGACACCCCGGCGACCACTCCGGTAAATGCCTCGGACGCAGCGTGGATTACTGAAAAGGTGCAGGCCCAGTTCGACCAGCTGGACTGCTCAACAGAATTTAGAAGTGCAGGGCAGGTTGATGATCCAACCAAGCCATTGGTTACCTGTGACGACTTTTACCTTTACAAGTACATCCTCGGTCCCGTCGAGGTCAATGGACTCAACATTTCCAATGCCTATGCCGGTACGGTTACTACCACTACCGGTGCAAGCACCAACGACTGGGCGGTAAACCTAGAGTTTGACGCAACCGGAACAGAGTCATTTGGACAGGTAACCGCTCGCCTTTTCGGTTTGCCATCGCCACAAAACCAGTTTGCTATCACCTTGGACGGATTGGTAATCACCGCTCCTGCAACCAACGCAGTGATTACCAACGGTCAGGCTCAAATCACTGGAAACTTCACCCAGGAATCCGCTACCGCACTGTCGGATCAGTTGAAGTATGGAGCTTTGCCTATTGGCTTCGAAGTCCAGTCGCAAGAGAACATTTCAGCCACCTTGGGTGAGGAGTCACTTCGTAGCGGTTTGATTGCCGGTGTTATCGGCCTCATTGTAGTCGTGGTCTACATGACTTTCCAGTACCGCGGCCTCGCATCCGTGGTTCTGGGATCCCTGATTGTCGCTGCCATCCTGGTCTACCTCGCGGTGGCCTTCTTGAGCTGGCGCCAGGGCTACAGACTTTCGCTAGCCGGAGTTGCCGGATTGATTGTGGCAATTGGTATCACGGCTGACTCGTTCATTGTTTACTTCGAAAGAATTCGAGACGAGCTTCGCGAGGGTCGAACCCTTGAAACTGCGGTTGAAGCCGGCTGGAAGCGTGCCCTGAGGACCATCTTGGTTTCAGATGCCGTGAGCCTTACGGCCGCAGTTGTGCTCTACCTCCTAACCAGTTCTTCGGTTCGAGGGTTTGCCTTCACCCTCGGTCTCACGACCCTCATCGACTTGATGGTAGTTACCCTGTTTACCCACCCGCTTGTTCAGGTACTGGCAAGAAAGAAGTTCTTTGCCTCAGGTCACAAGTGGTCTGGCTTTGACCTGAGTGCATCCAAGGCTGCCTACCTAGGTCGCGCTCAATTTAGAGTTTCCGAGAAGCTGGCTGAGGGCAAGGCTGAGAAGGCCTCCAAGGAAGCGCG